The window TCCCCTCACCCTAGCCCTCTCCCCGAGGGAGAGGGGACTGATTGGGGGATGTTATAGAAATACGCCGACGTGAAATTACTGTGTTGAATCCATAATCGACTCGGTTTTTCAGGTCAATGTATGAAGCAATACACCTCGGTTGGCTCCCTCTCCCTCGGGAGAGGGCTGGGGTGAGGGGCAAGGATTCACTCAGTACCCGACAGTAAACCGCTGGCGTGAATGCTTCGGCGTTTCCACTTCGTCGATCAGCGCAATCGCGTAATCAGCAAAGGTAATCCAGCTACGCCCCTCGGCACTCACCAGCAGATGATCCTGGCCGACACGGAAACTCCCCGTGCGCTCACCTTCAACAAACTCCGCCGACGGCGACAGAAAGGTCCAGTCCAGCTCCTGCTCCTGACGCAACGCCTCAAGAAACGCCGCACCCGCACTGGCCTCTGCTTTGTACTCCGCCGGGAAGCCTGCGCTGTCGATCACTCGCGTATCGTCCGGAAGCAACAGTGAACCGGCACCGCCGACCACCAACAGACGCTTCACCTCCGCCTGTTTCACCGGCCCGACAATCGCGCTGGCCGGCACCGTGGCGAAGTGCGCGGCGGTAATCACGACATCGTGCCCGGCAACGGCATCTTGCAGCGCCGCCGCATCCAGCACATCGACATTCTTGCTGACCACGCCGGCACGGGCGCCGATCTTCGAAGTATCGCGGGCGATAGCAGTAACGCTATGGCCGCGACGCAGGGCTTCTTCCAGCAGTTGGCTACCGGCACGGCCGGTGGCACCAATGATTGCGATCTTGCTCATGACATTCTCCAGTTGGCTTGAGAGTGCTGCGTTTTCAGATTCGGCTTACCACTGCATTTCGCCCTTGGCGACTTTCGCGCTCAGCTCCAGCGAGCTCTCCTCGCCCAGTGTCGGGTAGCGCTTTTTCATTGCCGCGATCAGCGCAGCGGAGTCTTTGGCCTTGGCCGTTTCCTGATCGAAAGCCTTAATGTAGTCGGCGGTGAATTTCACGCTGGCCAGCGAGCGGCTGCTTTCACCCAGGTAATGCCCCGGCACCACGGTTTTCGGCTTGAGGGTTTCGATCGAGTGCAGGGTTTGCAGCCAGTCGGCGTGGGATTGCGCGGTCTGGGTATCGGCCATCCAGACATGGATGTTCTCGGCGACAACCACGCCACCGACCACAGCCTTGAGCGATGGAATCCACACGAAGCTGCGATCCGGTTGTTTGCCGTCAAGGCCGACCACCTGCAATTTCTGCCCTTCGAGCATCAGGCTGTCGCCCTTGAGCACGCCCGGCACGATGGTTTTCGCTGGCACGTCGGCGCCCATTTTCGGACCCCAGAACGCCAGTTTGCCTGCGACGGTTTTGGTGATGTGATCCACGGTCGGTTGCGAGGCCAGTACCTTGGCGTCGGGGAAGGCTTTGGTCAGGGTGTCGAGGCCGAAATAGTAATCCGGATCACCGTGACTGATGTAAATGGTGGTCAGGTGCTTACCGCTGGCGCGGATCTTTTCCACCACTTGCTCGGCCTGGGATTTGCCGAACTGCGCATCGACGAGGATCGCGTCTTTTGCGCCGCTGACCAGTACCGAGGTCACCGGAAAGATGGCGTTGGTGCCCGGGTTGTAGACATCCAGGGTCAGGTTGGCAGCGGCGGCATGCGCGGCAAAGCCAAGGGAAGCGGTGGCGAGTAGAACGCGTTTGAGTGTGGTGAAACCGATCATCTGTTGCTCCCGTGTCCGAATGCCATGTCTGGCGATGGGACAGAGCTTAGTTGCCTGACTCAGTACAAAAAATGCGATGCTTGAACATAGTTTGTTTCTAAAAGCGGGCAAATCATGGATCGTCTCCAAGCAATGCGGGTGTTTGTCACGGTGGTGGACCTGGGCAGCCAGTCGGCGGCGGCCGATCATCTGGATCTCTCACGCCCGGTGGTGTCGCGTTATCTGGCGGAGCTGGAGGACTGGGTCGGCGCGCGCCTGATGCACCGCACCACGCGCAAATTGAGCCTGACTGCAGCCGGCAGTGAAATCCTGCCACGTTGCCGGCAGATGATTGAACTGTCGACCGACATGCAGGCCGCCGTCAGCGAACCCCACGATGCGCCGCGCGGACTCCTGCGGATCAGCGTCAGCACCTCGTTCGGCCAGGCGCAACTGGCCGATGCGATGGCGGCTTACGTCAAGCGCCAGCCAGGCGTGAGTATCGACATGCAAATGCTCGATCGAACGGTGAATCTGGTGGATGAGCGGATCGACCTGGCGATCCGCACCAGCAATGACCTGGACCCGAACCTGATCGCCCGGCGCTTGACCGTGTGCCGCTCGGTGGTGTGCGCCTCCCCGGCCTATCTGCGAGAGCATCCGGCGCCGCAGCGA of the Pseudomonas sp. Seg1 genome contains:
- a CDS encoding NAD(P)-dependent oxidoreductase, which gives rise to MSKIAIIGATGRAGSQLLEEALRRGHSVTAIARDTSKIGARAGVVSKNVDVLDAAALQDAVAGHDVVITAAHFATVPASAIVGPVKQAEVKRLLVVGGAGSLLLPDDTRVIDSAGFPAEYKAEASAGAAFLEALRQEQELDWTFLSPSAEFVEGERTGSFRVGQDHLLVSAEGRSWITFADYAIALIDEVETPKHSRQRFTVGY
- a CDS encoding MBL fold metallo-hydrolase → MIGFTTLKRVLLATASLGFAAHAAAANLTLDVYNPGTNAIFPVTSVLVSGAKDAILVDAQFGKSQAEQVVEKIRASGKHLTTIYISHGDPDYYFGLDTLTKAFPDAKVLASQPTVDHITKTVAGKLAFWGPKMGADVPAKTIVPGVLKGDSLMLEGQKLQVVGLDGKQPDRSFVWIPSLKAVVGGVVVAENIHVWMADTQTAQSHADWLQTLHSIETLKPKTVVPGHYLGESSRSLASVKFTADYIKAFDQETAKAKDSAALIAAMKKRYPTLGEESSLELSAKVAKGEMQW
- a CDS encoding LysR family transcriptional regulator, with the protein product MDRLQAMRVFVTVVDLGSQSAAADHLDLSRPVVSRYLAELEDWVGARLMHRTTRKLSLTAAGSEILPRCRQMIELSTDMQAAVSEPHDAPRGLLRISVSTSFGQAQLADAMAAYVKRQPGVSIDMQMLDRTVNLVDERIDLAIRTSNDLDPNLIARRLTVCRSVVCASPAYLREHPAPQRVEELSRHNCLTHSYFGKSLWHFEEDGEPVSVPVQGNISANEASTLLRATLAGAGVAMLPTYQAGVHIHSGELIRLLPQAEPRQMNIYAVYASRKHMPAALRSMLDFLVERFPENPQWDVDL